The genomic interval GGTGAGGTCCTGGGCGACGTCGCGGTCCGTGGTCAGCAGGCCCAGGTCCTCGTAGCCGCGGGCCGTCTTGGGGTGGTAGTTGCCCGTGCCGACGTGGCAGTAGCGGCGCAGGCCCTCGGCCTCCTGGCGCACGACGAGCAGGAGCTTGCAGTGCGTCTTGAGGCCGACCATGCCGTAGACGACGTGGACGCCGGCCCGCTCGAGCTTGCGGGCCCAGCCGATGTTGTTCTCCTCGTCGAAGCGGGCCTTGATCTCGACGATGGCGACGACCTGCTTGCCGGCCTCGGCCGCCTCGATGAGGGCGTCGACGATCGGGGAGTCACCGCTGGTGCGGTAGAGGGTCTGCTTGATTGCCAGGACCTTGGGGTCCGCGGCAGCCTGGCGCACGAACTCCTGCACCGAGGTGGAGAAGGAGTCGTAAGGGTGGTGCAGCAGGACGTCGCGCTCGCGCATGGCGGCGAAGATGTCGCGCGGCGTCGAGGACTCGCCCTCCCCCAGCCCCGGGGCGGTGACGGGCACGTAGCGCGGGTACTTCAGCGCGGGCAGGTCAAGGTCGTGCAGCTGGTTGAGACACTTGAGGTCAAGTGGTGCCGGAAGCTCGAAGACGTCGTCGTCATCCAGCCCGAGGGCCCGCACGAGCAGTGTGCGCACGAAGGGGCTGATGGTGTCCTCCACCTCCAGGCGCACGCAGTCGCCGAAGCGACGCTTCTCGAGCTCCTTCTCCATGGCGGCCAGGAGGTTCTCGGCGTCGTCCTCCTCGACCTCGAGGTTCTCGTTACGGGTGACGCGGAACAGGTGGTACTCCAGGACCTCCATGCCGGGGAAGAGGTGGTCCAGGTGCGGGGCGATGACGGCCTCGATGGGGATGAGGGCCGTGCCTGCCTTCTTGTCGGCGTTGTCGAGCTCGCGCCCGGGCACGGTCACGAGCCGCGGCAGCGACGGCGGCACCTTGAGGCGCGCGAAGTGCTCCTTGCCGGACTGCGGGTTGCGCAGCAGGACGGCGAGGTTGAGTGACAGTCCCGAGATGTAGGGGAAGGGGTGCGAGGGGTCCACCGCCAGCGGGGTGAGCACCGGGAAGATCCGATGGCGGAAGTAGCGGGTCAGGCGCTCGTGCTGGCTCTCGTCGAGCTCGTCCCAGCTCAGGATCTCGATGTGGTGCTCGGCGAGCCTGGGGCGGATGTCCTTGTTCCACACGTCGGACTGGCGGGCGGCGAGCGCCTTGGCGCGACGGGTGATCTCGGCGACGACCTGGTGGGCGTCCAGGCCCGAGGCCCGCACGGGGGTCAGGCCCATCTTGATGCGGCGCATGAGCCCGGCGACGCGCACCATGTAGAACTCGTCGAGGTTGGAGGAGAAGATCGACAGGAACCAGGCGCGCTCGAGCAGCTCGAGGTCCTGGTCCTCGGCCTGCTCCAGGACGCGCTCGTTGAAGTCCATCCAGGTGAGCTCGCGGTCCGTGAAGCGGTCCTCGAAGGACTCCAGGGCCGGCAGGTCCGCCTCGGGGTCGGGGCCAAGGACCGGGGCGGGCGCTGCCGGCTTCTCGGGAGCCGGCTGGGGGGCGGGCTCGACCGGGGGCTCGGTGTCCGCGGGCTCGTCGAAGTCCTCGTCGGCGTAGGCGGGGCCGGCGTCGTCGGTGAAGTCGCGGGCGTCGGCGCTCTCCAGGACGTGCACCTCGGCAGTGAGGTCGGTCGGGTCCTCGGGGGTCGCGTACGGATCGGCTACCTGCGGTCCGGCGGTGTGAAGCTCGGCGGCCTGGGGTCCGGCGGTGTGAAGCTCGGCGGCCTGCGGCTCGCCCGCGTGGTGGGCGCGCGCCCAACCGCCGAGGAAGCTCGACAGGGGCACCGTGGCGGGCGTGGTCTCGGGGTTGGGTGTCGTCATGGCCTCATGCTCCCATGTCCACGTGACCGGCAGGCTCAGTCGAGCAGACCGGCGCGGGCGCGGCGCGAGGCCTCGTCGAGCTCGGCGGCGGTGGCGATGAGCGCTGAGGCCCGGCGGGTGACGTGGTCGGCGAGCTCGTCGGCGTCGTCCTCAA from Actinomyces respiraculi carries:
- a CDS encoding RNA degradosome polyphosphate kinase, translated to MTTPNPETTPATVPLSSFLGGWARAHHAGEPQAAELHTAGPQAAELHTAGPQVADPYATPEDPTDLTAEVHVLESADARDFTDDAGPAYADEDFDEPADTEPPVEPAPQPAPEKPAAPAPVLGPDPEADLPALESFEDRFTDRELTWMDFNERVLEQAEDQDLELLERAWFLSIFSSNLDEFYMVRVAGLMRRIKMGLTPVRASGLDAHQVVAEITRRAKALAARQSDVWNKDIRPRLAEHHIEILSWDELDESQHERLTRYFRHRIFPVLTPLAVDPSHPFPYISGLSLNLAVLLRNPQSGKEHFARLKVPPSLPRLVTVPGRELDNADKKAGTALIPIEAVIAPHLDHLFPGMEVLEYHLFRVTRNENLEVEEDDAENLLAAMEKELEKRRFGDCVRLEVEDTISPFVRTLLVRALGLDDDDVFELPAPLDLKCLNQLHDLDLPALKYPRYVPVTAPGLGEGESSTPRDIFAAMRERDVLLHHPYDSFSTSVQEFVRQAAADPKVLAIKQTLYRTSGDSPIVDALIEAAEAGKQVVAIVEIKARFDEENNIGWARKLERAGVHVVYGMVGLKTHCKLLLVVRQEAEGLRRYCHVGTGNYHPKTARGYEDLGLLTTDRDVAQDLTSLFNLLSGYAPRARFRRLLVAPRTVRSGLVERIEREIANKRAGREAWVRLKVNSIIDETTIDALYRASRAGVPVDIVVRGICGLRAGIPGLSENIRVRSILGRYLEHARIYAFCNDGDTEVFIGSADLMHRNLDRRVEALVRLTDPQMVEELTWLVTHSASDEVSSWWLEPDGSWTRHVHGPDGERLEDIQVTLMDRATRCKGRR